The genomic DNA CGAGGCACGACACATACGCCGTCGATGTCGCCGACCAGGATATCTCCGTCATTGATCCGTACGCCCTCCATTTCGATCGGCACACGGTAGTCGATCACCTTTCCACGCGGCGCCTGATCCTGGGCATAGGGACCGTAGGAGAAACAAGGGAAATCCAATGCCAAAATTCCCTTCGTATCGCGGGAGTAGCCGTTGACAACCGCTCCGGCCGCCTTGCACTGGATCGCACGGGCACTCATCAGCTCGCCCCACAAGGCATAAGCAGGGGAAGAGCCGGAACAAACATATACCTCGCCTTCTTTCAAGTCGTCCAACGCTTCGAGCATCAGGCCGAAGGAGCGTTTCAGCACCGGGTTCACCCCTTTCTCCTTTCCGGCATCCAGCACATCGGCTTCCAATACCGTCATGGCACGTCCGGCCACCAGCATGTCGTCACGAAGCGGACGGATACGGGGAGGCAAAAACTGGCGGGTATAGCCCATCTTATCCATAATATCACCGACCACTGCGGTGTAAAGTTCTTCCTTTATCAAAGCA from Parabacteroides merdae ATCC 43184 includes the following:
- a CDS encoding RraA family protein; this encodes MKEWKDDKALFALIKEELYTAVVGDIMDKMGYTRQFLPPRIRPLRDDMLVAGRAMTVLEADVLDAGKEKGVNPVLKRSFGLMLEALDDLKEGEVYVCSGSSPAYALWGELMSARAIQCKAAGAVVNGYSRDTKGILALDFPCFSYGPYAQDQAPRGKVIDYRVPIEMEGVRINDGDILVGDIDGVCVVPREIEEEVFTRALEKARGERMVLKKIQEGMKARDAFDTYGIM